In Erigeron canadensis isolate Cc75 chromosome 6, C_canadensis_v1, whole genome shotgun sequence, the following are encoded in one genomic region:
- the LOC122605016 gene encoding rubisco accumulation factor 1.1, chloroplastic-like: MIYSQYTNTQKLSITHRIRFSSTSPPYSSQYIQTIISYLLKMLSFTLSPSKPTTTTSIHSPFLSSPLHFRSHSHLKPITKHHHHKKQLISATLIQPSSSSSSSKPPQKVYQPFRPPLSQAPIPPQFRNLDTEARLDVLTNRLGQWYEYAPLIPPLISEGFTPPTIEEITGISGIEQNRLVVAAQVRESLVQAGLDPQILEFFDKGGAELLYEIRTVSVSQRPAVATYLSENRFEPGDAEELARAIKDYPRRRGDRGWEWFDYNIPADCLAFMYYRQALEYRETEPRLTALQKALDVAVSEQARAWVLKELDGTDEDGEGQGRGGGLVDGVKVPVVRLNLGEIAEATVVSVLPVCRSNDRGKEVEEAPWECESKGDFGIVEAEKGWTKWVVLPAWDPVMNLKRGGVVVAFSDARALPWRVNRWYKEESILVVADRGRKEVEVDNGFYLILSEDELKVERGSILKEKGVTESLGTVVIVVRPPKEDDGNEMEIEDWE, translated from the coding sequence ATGATATACAGCCAATACACAAACACTCAAAAACTATCTATCACACACAGGATAAGGTTTTCTTCAACCTCCCCTCCATATTCCAGCCAATACATTCAAACCATCATATCATACCTCCTCAAAATGCTCTCTTTTACCCTAAGTCCTTCAAAACCCACAACCACCACTTCCATCCATTCCCCATTCCTATCTTCCCCACTTCATTTCCGTTCCCATTCCCACCTTAAACCCATAaccaaacaccaccaccacaagaAACAACTCATTTCAGCCACGCTTATCCAAccctcatcttcatcatcctctTCGAAACCACCTCAAAAAGTTTACCAACCTTTTAGACCACCACTGTCTCAAGCACCAATCCCACCCCAATTCCGAAACCTCGACACCGAAGCCCGCCTCGATGTACTCACTAATCGGCTTGGCCAATGGTATGAGTATGCCCCTCTTATCCCTCCTTTGATCTCAGAAGGTTTTACCCCTCCGACTATAGAAGAGATCACTGGTATCTCTGGTATCGAACAAAACCGGCTTGTTGTTGCAGCCCAAGTTAGGGAGTCATTAGTTCAGGCTGGTCTTGACCCCCAAATACTCGAGTTTTTCGATAAGGGTGGTGCTGAACTGCTGTATGAGATAAGAACAGTTAGTGTTAGCCAACGTCCGGCTGTTGCTACATATCTTTCTGAGAACAGATTTGAACCAGGTGATGCAGAGGAGTTAGCTAGAGCAATTAAAGATTATCCGCGTAGACGTGGAGACCGCGGCTGGGAATGGTTTGATTACAACATTCCTGCTGATTGTTTAGCTTTTATGTATTATAGACAGGCCCTTGAGTATAGGGAAACCGAGCCGAGATTAacagcattacaaaaggctttGGATGTCGCCGTTTCTGAGCAAGCAAGAGCCTGGGTGTTAAAGGAACTAGATGGAACAGACGAAGACGGAGAAGGACAAGGACGAGGCGGAGGCCTTGTTGACGGGGTTAAAGTTCCGGTTGTTAGGTTGAACCTTGGTGAGATTGCCGAGGCTACCGTGGTGTCGGTTTTGCCTGTTTGTCGGTCAAACGATAGGGGTAAAGAGGTGGAGGAAGCGCCGTGGGAATGTGAGAGTAAAGGAGATTTTGGTATCGTCGAGGCCGAGAAAGGATGGACGAAATGGGTCGTGTTGCCAGCGTGGGACCCTGTCATGAACTTGAAGAGAGGGGGAGTGGTTGTGGCGTTTTCTGACGCGAGGGCGTTGCCTTGGAGGGTTAATAGGTGGTATAAGGAGGAATCTATTTTGGTTGTGGCGGATAGAGGGCGAAAAGAGGTGGAAGTTGATAACGGATTTTATTTGATTCTgagtgaagacgagttgaaagttgaaagaggATCGATATTGAAGGAGAAAGGTGTCACAGAGAGTTTAGGGACTGTTGTTATAGTTGTTAGGCCTCCAAAGGAAGATGATGGGAATGAAATGGAAATAGAGGACTGGGAATGA
- the LOC122605017 gene encoding uncharacterized protein LOC122605017, with protein sequence MATLQEPHLDLEAGGGGDVGSRSSDATEDSIIVTTEIVGVEKGRESNVSDFSVVDLESGNTKEVHLSRIQRDCRICHLSLDLTHNDNENEEDDDDDFGAQNGIPIELGCSCKDDLAAAHKHCAEAWFKIKGNKTCEICGSIAQNVAGANEAELMEQWNEANDAMSTATAPGGTTTTTSDTRKFWQGHRFLNFLLACMVFAFVISWLFHFNVPS encoded by the exons ATGGCAACTTTACAAGAACCCCATCTCGATTTGGAAGCCGGTGGTGGCGGAGACGTTGGTTCACGGTCATCTGATGCAACAGAAGACAGTATTATAGTAACAACAGAGATTGTTGGGGTGGAAAAAGGCAGGGAATCCAATGTGTCAGATTTTTCAGTAGTGGATCTGGAAAGTGGTAATACTAAGGAGGTGCATTTGTCAAGGATTCAAAGGGATTGTAGAATCTGTCATTTAAGTCTGGATTTAACACACAATGATAATGAAAAtgaggaagatgatgatgatgattttggtgCTCAGAATGGGATTCCCATTGAGTTAGGCTGTTCTTGTAAAGATGACTTAGCTGCTGCTCATAAACATTGTGCTGAAGCTTGGTTCAAGATTAAGGGCAATAA AACATGTGAGATTTGTGGATCAATTGCACAAAATGTTGCCGGTGCAAACGAGGCTGAACTAATGGAACAGTGGAACGAAGCTAATGATGCCATGTCAACTGCTACCGCACCTGGGGGGACTACCACCACCACATCAGATACACGAAAATTCTGGCAAGGTCATCGGTTCCTCAACTTCTTACTAGCTTGTATGGTTTTTGCCTTTGTCATCTCCTGGCTGTTTCATTTCAACGTCCCCTCATGA